A genome region from Variovorax paradoxus includes the following:
- a CDS encoding dynamin family protein, translating to MSRSFNQQLDQHGAWRSNFARRLQWLSRWLTENELLDQAVAERLRGLETQIRTSKVMVAFVAEFSRGKSELINAIFFAGYGRRIMPASAGRTTMCPTELGYDPALAPKLRLLPIETRLEPHSLAHWRDKPTRWTEIAIDVGNAEQLAQAMGKVAEVRWVAKDEARTLGFWDDDTPDDNPVQDAEGRVEIPRWRHAVLNMPHPLLEQGLVILDTPGLNAIGAEPELTVSLIPQAHAVVFILGAETGVTRSDLSIWREHLITEDEGNDTRFVVLNKIDTMWDTLSTADHIEQQIERQREGAARLLEVPLAQVLPVSAQKGLQAKIRHDAQLLQASRLPALESLLAEGVLGKRETMLRLAVDAGMTALRAEAERILKVRQRDLSEQALELQGLRGKNVSVIRHMRARIDQEHAEFEGSNTRILALRSVQGKLLREVYAVLGRTALKADMVKLSAALKRPGVKLNVRKVYAETFDSLRNNLREVQATTAEIQSMLHATFRQLNAEQGFTLQAPAEPDLTGFEQELSQIERSHIHYLGVGNLLKLAQADFCDKLVRALASRLRLVNEAAMTEVERWSKGASAQIDAQLKERRRNFTKRIEAIERIQSAAGNLDERLLELAAQERDLAELHVRLREFTSLIAQPGKPPATATVGELRAA from the coding sequence TTGAGCCGCTCCTTCAATCAACAACTCGATCAGCACGGTGCCTGGCGAAGCAATTTCGCGCGCCGGCTGCAGTGGCTGTCCCGCTGGCTGACCGAGAACGAGTTGCTCGACCAGGCGGTGGCCGAGCGGCTGCGCGGGCTCGAGACGCAGATCCGTACCAGCAAGGTCATGGTCGCCTTCGTTGCCGAGTTCTCGCGCGGCAAGTCGGAGCTGATCAACGCGATCTTCTTTGCCGGTTATGGCCGGCGCATCATGCCGGCGAGCGCCGGACGCACCACGATGTGCCCGACGGAGCTGGGCTACGACCCCGCGCTGGCACCCAAGCTTCGCCTGTTGCCGATCGAAACAAGGCTCGAGCCGCATTCGCTCGCTCACTGGCGCGACAAGCCGACGCGCTGGACCGAGATCGCCATCGACGTGGGCAATGCCGAGCAACTCGCACAGGCCATGGGCAAGGTGGCCGAGGTGCGCTGGGTGGCCAAGGACGAAGCGCGCACGCTGGGCTTCTGGGACGACGACACCCCCGACGACAACCCGGTGCAGGACGCCGAGGGTCGGGTCGAGATCCCGCGCTGGCGCCACGCGGTGCTGAACATGCCGCACCCGTTGCTCGAGCAGGGGCTGGTGATCCTCGACACCCCCGGGCTGAACGCGATCGGCGCCGAGCCCGAACTCACGGTGAGCCTGATTCCGCAGGCGCATGCGGTGGTTTTCATCCTGGGTGCCGAGACCGGCGTCACGCGCTCCGACCTCTCGATCTGGCGAGAGCACCTGATCACCGAAGACGAAGGCAACGACACGCGTTTCGTGGTGCTCAACAAGATCGACACGATGTGGGACACGCTGAGCACAGCCGATCACATCGAGCAGCAGATCGAACGCCAGCGCGAAGGCGCGGCGCGCCTGCTCGAAGTGCCGCTCGCGCAGGTGCTGCCGGTCTCCGCCCAGAAGGGGCTGCAGGCCAAGATCCGGCATGACGCGCAACTGCTGCAGGCCAGCCGGCTGCCGGCGCTCGAATCCCTGCTGGCCGAAGGCGTGCTCGGCAAGCGCGAGACCATGCTGCGTCTGGCGGTCGATGCGGGCATGACCGCACTTCGCGCCGAGGCCGAGCGCATCCTGAAGGTGCGCCAGCGCGACCTGTCGGAACAGGCGCTCGAGCTGCAGGGGCTGCGCGGCAAGAACGTCTCGGTTATTCGCCACATGCGCGCGCGCATCGACCAGGAGCACGCCGAGTTCGAGGGCAGCAACACGCGCATCCTCGCGCTGCGCTCGGTGCAGGGCAAGCTGCTGCGCGAGGTGTATGCCGTGCTCGGCCGCACTGCGCTGAAGGCCGACATGGTGAAGCTGTCGGCCGCGCTGAAGCGACCGGGCGTCAAGCTCAACGTGCGCAAGGTGTACGCCGAGACCTTCGATTCGCTGCGCAACAACCTGCGCGAAGTGCAGGCGACCACGGCCGAGATCCAGTCGATGCTGCATGCCACCTTCCGCCAGCTGAATGCCGAGCAGGGATTCACGCTGCAGGCACCGGCCGAGCCCGATCTCACGGGTTTCGAGCAGGAACTCAGCCAGATCGAACGCAGCCACATCCATTACCTGGGCGTGGGCAACCTGCTGAAGCTCGCCCAGGCCGACTTCTGCGACAAGCTGGTGCGTGCGCTGGCCAGCCGGCTGCGCCTCGTCAACGAGGCCGCCATGACCGAGGTCGAGCGCTGGAGCAAGGGGGCGAGCGCGCAGATCGACGCGCAGCTCAAGGAGCGGCGCCGCAACTTCACCAAGCGCATCGAGGCGATCGAGCGCATCCAGAGCGCGGCAGGCAATCTCGACGAACGGTTGCTCGAACTCGCTGCTCAAGAGCGCGACCTGGCCGAACTGCATGTGCGGTTGCGCGAGTTCACTTCGCTGATCGCGCAACCGGGCAAGCCGCCTGCCACGGCCACTGTCGGCGAGCTGCGTGCGGCCTGA